In Candidatus Blochmannia vicinus, one DNA window encodes the following:
- a CDS encoding SDR family oxidoreductase, with translation MGLLSNKRILITGMASHRSIAYGVAQALYREGAELAFTYHTNKLKLRVQDLSKNFDSDIILPCDVSEDYCIDQLFIELKKKWLTFDGFVHSIAFAPTEQLQGDYVDTVTREGFALSHIIGSYSFVGIAKACRSMLNDKASLVTLTYLGSVRAIPHYNVMGLVKASLEANTRYMANAMGPEGIRVNAISCGPVRTLASSGIKNFKKMLSSFQRQSPMRRNISIEEIGNVAAFLCSNFSSGITGEIIYVDGGFNIVSTIDDQNDLYK, from the coding sequence ATGGGATTGCTTAGTAATAAGCGGATTTTAATTACTGGAATGGCTAGCCATCGTTCAATAGCTTATGGTGTTGCTCAAGCTTTATATAGAGAAGGAGCTGAATTAGCTTTTACTTACCATACCAATAAATTAAAATTAAGAGTACAAGATTTGTCTAAAAATTTTGATTCTGATATTATATTACCATGTGATGTATCTGAGGATTATTGTATAGATCAACTATTTATTGAATTGAAAAAAAAATGGCTAACTTTTGATGGGTTTGTCCATTCGATAGCATTTGCTCCTACTGAGCAGTTGCAAGGTGATTATGTTGATACTGTTACCCGTGAAGGTTTTGCGTTATCTCATATTATTGGTTCTTATAGTTTTGTAGGAATAGCTAAAGCATGTAGAAGCATGCTAAATGATAAGGCATCTTTAGTTACATTAACTTATTTGGGATCTGTACGTGCTATACCCCATTATAATGTAATGGGATTAGTTAAAGCTTCATTAGAAGCTAATACTCGTTATATGGCTAATGCTATGGGACCAGAGGGGATTCGTGTTAATGCCATTTCTTGTGGTCCTGTACGTACTTTGGCTTCTTCTGGTATTAAAAATTTTAAAAAGATGTTATCATCCTTTCAGCGACAATCACCTATGCGTCGTAATATTTCTATAGAAGAAATTGGAAATGTTGCTGCATTTTTGTGTTCTAATTTTTCATCTGGAATTACTGGGGAAATAATTTATGTTGATGGTGGGTTTAATATTGTTTCCACTATAGATGATCAAAATGACTTGTATAAATAA
- a CDS encoding MBL fold metallo-hydrolase — protein MQYHIVPVTSFNQNCSIIWCEITHEAALVDPGGETNKIRSEVDKLDVKIVKILLTHGHIDHVGSAVELKKYYNVPIIGPNKADQILLDSLIVQCNMLGVDIPNKTVSVVPDFWLKDGDIVQVGYEVFHVLHCPGHSPGHVVYWNKIQKFIIMGDVLFKENIGRTDLPGGNIVSLINSIKNKLFPLGDDIIFLPGHGAQSTIGHERVNNAFIV, from the coding sequence ATGCAATATCATATTGTACCAGTTACTTCTTTTAATCAAAATTGTTCGATAATTTGGTGTGAAATAACGCATGAAGCAGCTTTGGTAGATCCTGGAGGAGAAACTAATAAAATACGATCAGAAGTGGATAAATTGGATGTGAAGATAGTTAAAATTTTATTAACTCACGGTCATATTGATCATGTAGGTAGCGCAGTTGAATTAAAAAAATATTATAATGTTCCAATAATAGGACCAAACAAAGCTGATCAGATATTGTTGGATAGTTTAATTGTTCAATGCAATATGTTGGGTGTGGATATTCCTAATAAAACTGTGTCAGTTGTTCCTGATTTTTGGTTAAAAGATGGGGATATAGTACAAGTAGGGTATGAAGTTTTTCATGTATTGCATTGTCCTGGACATTCTCCAGGGCATGTAGTGTACTGGAACAAAATACAGAAATTTATAATTATGGGAGATGTGTTATTTAAAGAAAATATTGGTCGAACGGATTTACCAGGAGGAAACATTGTATCTTTAATTAATTCTATTAAAAATAAGTTATTCCCGTTAGGAGATGACATTATTTTTTTACCAGGTCATGGTGCCCAATCTACGATTGGGCACGAGCGTGTAAATAATGCTTTTATAGTATGA